From Eleftheria terrae, the proteins below share one genomic window:
- a CDS encoding MFS transporter, whose amino-acid sequence MAGYKSFLSSGHWPTLLASFLYFDFCFAIWVLNGAMGPFIGEAFQLSAAQKGFMVSVPILAGALMRFPLGVLAQYIGRKNAAMVEMSLIVLALAFGYFFVDSYDSVLAMGVLLGIAGASFGVALSLGSGWFPPQYKGLAMGLAGAGNSGTVLAVLFAPPLATHYGWQAVYGMAAFTMLLPMAVMWLAAKEPPDREHQTLREHLSCLFEKDGWVFSLIYVVTFGGFIGLSSFLPTYFYDQFKVTKIEAGQLTMLATLMGSAVRVVGGYISDRIGGVNTLTAVLLMVAACLVLCGLAGQSVVVTTLLFMLCFAALGAGNGALFQLVPLRWPLSTAVAGSMIGEVGALGGGLVPNAMGLSKQHAGSYLWGFVVFAVLALLMLLVLRVAQIRWTRTWAEKGGRARPPAATTPAPHDYGRARYTTQAE is encoded by the coding sequence ATGGCAGGCTACAAGAGCTTTCTTTCCTCAGGTCATTGGCCCACGCTGCTGGCCTCTTTCCTGTACTTCGATTTCTGCTTCGCCATCTGGGTGCTCAACGGCGCCATGGGGCCCTTCATCGGCGAGGCCTTCCAGCTCAGCGCAGCGCAGAAGGGCTTCATGGTGTCGGTGCCCATCCTGGCCGGCGCGCTGATGCGCTTCCCGCTCGGCGTGCTGGCGCAGTACATCGGGCGCAAGAACGCGGCGATGGTCGAGATGAGCCTGATCGTGCTGGCACTGGCCTTCGGCTACTTCTTCGTCGACAGCTATGACTCGGTACTGGCCATGGGCGTGCTGCTGGGCATTGCCGGCGCAAGCTTCGGTGTGGCGCTGTCGCTCGGCTCGGGCTGGTTCCCGCCGCAATACAAGGGCCTGGCGATGGGCCTGGCAGGTGCGGGCAACTCCGGCACCGTGCTGGCGGTGCTGTTTGCCCCACCGCTGGCGACCCACTATGGCTGGCAGGCCGTGTACGGCATGGCGGCCTTCACGATGTTGCTGCCCATGGCCGTGATGTGGCTGGCCGCGAAGGAGCCGCCCGACCGGGAGCACCAGACCCTGCGCGAGCACCTGTCCTGCCTGTTCGAGAAGGACGGCTGGGTCTTCAGCCTGATCTACGTGGTGACCTTCGGCGGCTTCATCGGCCTGTCCAGCTTCCTGCCGACCTACTTCTACGACCAGTTCAAGGTGACCAAGATCGAGGCTGGTCAGCTCACCATGCTGGCCACCCTGATGGGCTCCGCGGTACGGGTGGTGGGCGGCTACATCTCGGACCGCATCGGCGGCGTCAACACGCTGACGGCGGTGCTGCTGATGGTGGCCGCCTGCCTGGTGCTGTGCGGCCTGGCGGGGCAGTCGGTGGTCGTCACCACGCTGCTGTTCATGCTCTGCTTCGCGGCGCTCGGTGCCGGCAACGGGGCGCTGTTCCAGCTGGTGCCGCTGCGCTGGCCACTGAGCACCGCAGTGGCGGGCTCGATGATCGGCGAGGTCGGCGCGCTGGGCGGCGGCCTGGTGCCCAACGCGATGGGCCTGTCCAAGCAGCATGCCGGCAGCTACCTCTGGGGCTTTGTCGTCTTCGCGGTGCTGGCGCTGCTGATGCTGCTGGTGCTGCGGGTGGCCCAGATCCGCTGGACCCGCACCTGGGCCGAGAAGGGGGGCCGCGCGCGCCCGCCGGCAGCCACAACGCCGGCCCCGCACGACTATGGCCGGGCCCGCTACACCACTCAGGCCGAGTGA
- a CDS encoding bifunctional protein-serine/threonine kinase/phosphatase codes for MGLEVDVGHCSERGPRPGNEDFAAAVAPPPGEAARGWIAALADGVSAGGHGAEAAQTAVLSLVRDYHATPDTWDTTVALDRLIGAHNAWLADHNRRRAGPAAMCTLTAVVLQGQGYTVAHVGDTRAWLLRDGECVQLTQDHSFDHPDLRHRLMRALGLDDLVRVDYLQGRLQADDVLLLTSDGVHRALKRSRLAALALHGDASLASEAIVREAVAAGSRDNATALVMRVLHLAEARLEDMLLLGRQLPVPPRLKAGDRLDGHVIEVLVSDDGVHRLYRAREPVRGEPVALKTLHEARAADPQERAMLAHEAWLGSRAGSGFVRLREQRDASAFYLVFDWHEGQTLEQCLASGRRFGVDQVVAAALAVVRALGGLHRQGVIHRDIKPANLHLGVDGQWRVLDLGAAVSGREPQAQRLLHAGTPSYMNPEQWPGPHGDAEPADAASDLYALGVTLYRWLTGRLPYGEIEPYQSGRFRRDPCAPSRSRPDVPIWLDHVVLKAVAREKAQRFETAEEFALALERGASRPLPAPGATPLVARDEAALWKIGLGLSLLFNLLLVIWLLFLPR; via the coding sequence ATGGGTTTGGAAGTGGACGTCGGCCACTGCAGCGAGCGCGGCCCGCGGCCCGGCAACGAGGACTTCGCGGCCGCCGTGGCGCCCCCGCCCGGCGAGGCCGCCCGTGGCTGGATCGCTGCGCTGGCCGACGGCGTCTCGGCGGGGGGCCATGGCGCCGAGGCGGCCCAGACGGCCGTGCTGAGCCTGGTGCGCGACTACCACGCCACCCCCGACACCTGGGACACCACCGTCGCGCTCGACCGCCTGATTGGCGCCCACAACGCCTGGCTGGCCGACCACAACCGCCGCCGTGCCGGACCGGCTGCCATGTGCACGCTGACGGCGGTGGTGCTGCAGGGACAGGGCTACACGGTGGCGCATGTGGGCGACACCCGGGCCTGGCTGCTGCGCGACGGCGAGTGCGTGCAGCTGACGCAGGACCACAGCTTCGACCATCCCGATCTGCGCCACCGCCTCATGCGGGCCCTGGGCCTGGACGACCTGGTGCGCGTGGACTACCTGCAAGGCCGGCTGCAGGCCGACGACGTGCTGCTGCTGACCAGCGACGGCGTGCACCGCGCTCTCAAGCGCAGCCGGCTGGCGGCGCTGGCCCTGCACGGCGACGCCAGCCTGGCCAGCGAGGCCATCGTGCGCGAAGCCGTTGCCGCGGGCAGCCGCGACAACGCCACCGCGCTGGTGATGCGGGTGCTGCACCTGGCCGAGGCCCGGCTGGAGGACATGCTGCTGCTGGGCCGCCAGCTGCCGGTGCCGCCGCGGCTCAAGGCCGGCGACCGCCTGGACGGGCATGTCATCGAAGTGCTCGTCAGCGACGACGGCGTGCATCGCCTCTACCGGGCGCGCGAACCGGTTCGCGGCGAGCCGGTGGCCCTGAAGACGCTGCACGAGGCGCGCGCCGCCGACCCGCAGGAGCGCGCGATGCTGGCGCACGAGGCCTGGCTGGGCAGTCGCGCCGGCAGCGGGTTCGTGCGCCTGCGCGAGCAGCGCGACGCCAGCGCCTTCTACCTGGTGTTCGACTGGCATGAAGGCCAGACGCTGGAGCAGTGCCTGGCGAGTGGCCGGCGCTTCGGCGTCGACCAGGTCGTGGCCGCCGCGCTGGCCGTGGTGCGCGCCCTGGGCGGGCTGCATCGGCAGGGTGTGATTCATCGTGACATCAAGCCCGCCAACCTGCACCTCGGCGTCGATGGGCAATGGCGCGTGCTCGACCTGGGGGCCGCCGTCTCCGGTCGCGAACCGCAGGCGCAGCGCCTGTTGCATGCCGGCACGCCGAGCTACATGAACCCCGAGCAGTGGCCCGGCCCCCACGGGGACGCCGAGCCGGCCGATGCCGCGAGCGACCTCTACGCGCTCGGTGTCACCCTGTATCGCTGGCTGACCGGTCGGCTGCCCTATGGCGAGATCGAGCCCTACCAGAGCGGGCGTTTCCGCCGCGACCCGTGCGCGCCGTCGCGCAGCCGGCCCGACGTGCCGATCTGGCTGGACCATGTCGTGCTGAAGGCGGTCGCCCGCGAGAAGGCCCAGCGCTTCGAAACCGCTGAGGAGTTCGCGCTCGCGCTCGAACGAGGTGCCTCGCGCCCGCTGCCCGCCCCGGGGGCCACCCCGCTGGTGGCCCGCGACGAGGCGGCGCTGTGGAAGATCGGCCTGGGGCTGTCGCTGCTGTTCAACCTGCTGCTGGTGATCTGGCTGCTGTTCCTGCCGCGTTGA
- the nirB gene encoding nitrite reductase large subunit NirB, whose amino-acid sequence MRKMKLVMVGNGMAGVRTLEELLKIAPDLYDITVFGAEPHPNYNRILLSPVLAGEQTLDEIVLNPLDWYAEHGITLHLGKKVVDVDRRRRVVTAEDGTTAEYDRLLLATGSNPFILPVPGKDLDGVIAYRDIQDTNTMIEAAQRYKHAVVIGGGLLGLEAANGLMLRGMQVSVVHIAPWLMERQLDDVAGKLLQKSLEERGLKFLLGAQTAALIGDQDGGRAGRVMAVQFKDGKEVPADLVVMAAGIRPNTTLAEKIGLHCNRGIVVSDTLQTVTDARIYAVGECAAHRGIAYGLVAPLFEQGKVCATHLAEFGIGRYTGSQVSTKLKVTGIDLFSAGNFMGGDGTEEIVMSDPYGGVYKKLVIKDDQLVGACLYGDTVDGSWYFQLLREGRKVSEIRDKLMFGESHLGVAGHEGQNKAASMADDAEVCGCNGVTKGTICKAIKEKGLFTLDEVRKHTKASASCGSCTGLVEQILMSTAGGDYSATPKKKALCGCTDHSHAEVRQAVREHKLITIDSVFRFMEWRTPNGCASCRPAVNYYLISTWPKEAKDDPQSRFINERSHANIQKDGTYSVIPRMWGGETTAAELRRIADVVDKYRIPTVKVTGGQRIDLLGVKKEDLVNVWRDIGMPSGHAYAKALRTVKTCVGSEWCRFGTQDSTQMGKDLERALWRMYAPHKVKLAVSGCPRNCAESGIKDVGVIGVDSGWELYIGGNGGIKTEAGHFFCKVRTAEEVLEYSGAFLQLYREEGWYLERTVHYLQRVGMEHIKKAVLEDAANRKALWERLQFALDGEPDPWFEFDKARVDTRQFEPLSA is encoded by the coding sequence ATGAGGAAGATGAAACTGGTGATGGTGGGCAACGGCATGGCGGGCGTGCGCACGCTCGAGGAGCTGCTGAAGATCGCCCCCGACCTCTACGACATCACCGTCTTCGGTGCCGAGCCGCATCCCAACTACAACCGCATCCTGCTGTCGCCGGTGCTGGCCGGCGAGCAGACGCTGGACGAGATCGTCCTCAACCCGCTGGACTGGTATGCCGAGCACGGCATCACCCTGCACCTGGGCAAGAAGGTGGTCGACGTGGACCGGCGCCGGCGTGTCGTCACCGCCGAGGACGGCACCACCGCCGAATACGACCGGCTGCTGCTGGCCACCGGCTCCAACCCCTTCATCCTGCCGGTGCCGGGCAAGGACCTGGACGGCGTGATTGCCTACCGCGACATCCAGGACACCAACACGATGATCGAGGCTGCGCAGCGCTACAAGCACGCGGTGGTGATCGGTGGCGGCCTGCTGGGCCTGGAGGCGGCCAACGGCCTGATGCTGCGCGGCATGCAGGTGAGCGTGGTGCACATCGCACCGTGGCTGATGGAGCGCCAGCTCGACGATGTGGCGGGCAAGTTGCTGCAGAAGTCGCTCGAGGAGCGCGGCCTGAAGTTCCTGCTCGGCGCCCAGACCGCGGCCCTGATCGGCGACCAGGACGGCGGCCGTGCCGGCCGTGTGATGGCGGTGCAGTTCAAGGACGGCAAGGAGGTGCCGGCTGACCTGGTGGTGATGGCCGCCGGCATCCGCCCCAACACCACGCTGGCCGAGAAGATCGGCCTGCATTGCAACCGCGGCATCGTCGTCAGCGACACCCTGCAGACTGTCACCGACGCGCGCATCTATGCGGTCGGCGAATGCGCCGCCCACCGCGGCATCGCCTACGGCCTGGTGGCACCGCTGTTCGAGCAGGGCAAGGTCTGCGCCACCCACCTGGCCGAGTTCGGCATCGGCCGCTACACCGGCTCGCAGGTGTCGACCAAGCTGAAGGTCACCGGCATCGACCTGTTCTCGGCCGGCAACTTCATGGGCGGCGACGGCACCGAGGAGATCGTGATGAGCGATCCCTATGGTGGCGTCTACAAGAAGCTCGTCATCAAGGACGACCAGCTGGTCGGCGCCTGCCTCTACGGCGACACCGTGGACGGCAGCTGGTACTTCCAGCTACTGCGTGAAGGCCGCAAGGTCAGCGAGATCCGCGACAAGCTGATGTTCGGCGAATCCCACCTCGGCGTGGCCGGCCACGAAGGCCAGAACAAGGCCGCCAGCATGGCCGACGATGCGGAGGTGTGCGGCTGCAACGGCGTCACCAAGGGCACCATCTGCAAGGCCATCAAGGAGAAAGGCCTGTTCACGCTCGACGAGGTGCGCAAGCACACCAAGGCCAGCGCCTCCTGCGGCTCCTGCACCGGGCTGGTGGAGCAGATCCTGATGTCCACCGCGGGCGGCGACTATTCGGCGACGCCGAAGAAGAAGGCCTTGTGCGGCTGCACCGACCACAGCCATGCCGAGGTGCGCCAGGCCGTCCGCGAGCACAAGCTCATCACCATCGACAGCGTGTTCCGGTTCATGGAGTGGCGCACGCCCAACGGCTGCGCCAGCTGCCGCCCGGCGGTGAACTACTACCTGATCTCCACCTGGCCCAAGGAGGCCAAGGACGATCCGCAGTCGCGCTTCATCAACGAACGCTCGCATGCCAACATCCAGAAGGACGGCACCTACTCGGTGATCCCGCGCATGTGGGGCGGCGAGACCACCGCCGCCGAGCTGCGCCGCATCGCCGACGTGGTGGACAAGTACCGCATTCCCACCGTCAAGGTGACCGGCGGCCAGCGCATCGACCTGCTGGGCGTCAAGAAGGAAGACCTGGTCAACGTCTGGCGCGACATCGGCATGCCCTCGGGGCATGCCTATGCCAAGGCGCTGCGGACGGTGAAGACCTGCGTGGGCAGCGAATGGTGCCGCTTCGGCACCCAGGACAGCACCCAGATGGGCAAGGACCTGGAACGCGCCCTGTGGCGCATGTATGCGCCGCACAAGGTGAAGCTCGCCGTCAGCGGCTGCCCGCGCAACTGCGCGGAATCGGGCATCAAGGATGTCGGCGTGATCGGGGTCGACTCCGGCTGGGAGCTCTACATCGGCGGCAATGGCGGCATCAAGACCGAAGCCGGCCACTTCTTCTGCAAGGTGAGGACCGCCGAGGAGGTGCTGGAGTACAGCGGCGCCTTCCTGCAGCTCTACCGCGAGGAAGGCTGGTACCTGGAGCGCACCGTGCACTACCTGCAGCGGGTCGGCATGGAGCACATCAAGAAGGCGGTGCTGGAAGACGCCGCCAACCGCAAGGCCCTGTGGGAGCGGCTGCAGTTCGCGCTGGACGGCGAGCCCGATCCCTGGTTCGAGTTCGACAAGGCGCGGGTCGACACCCGCCAGTTCGAGCCGCTGTCGGCCTGA
- the nirD gene encoding nitrite reductase small subunit NirD, which produces MSQWKAICRVDDIPVLGARRVARPGACDVAIFRSASDKVFALLDRCPHKGGPLSQGIVFGESVACPLHNWTIGLADGCAQAPDVGCTQKFSVQVEDGQVYLDLDELNRLALDAGLAEAQAVIRLVAA; this is translated from the coding sequence ATGAGCCAATGGAAAGCCATCTGCCGCGTCGACGACATCCCGGTGCTCGGCGCCCGCCGCGTCGCCCGCCCCGGCGCCTGTGACGTTGCCATCTTCCGCAGCGCCAGCGACAAGGTGTTCGCGCTGCTCGACCGCTGCCCGCACAAGGGCGGCCCGCTGTCGCAGGGCATCGTGTTCGGCGAAAGCGTGGCCTGCCCGCTGCACAACTGGACCATTGGCCTGGCCGACGGCTGTGCCCAGGCGCCGGACGTCGGCTGCACGCAGAAGTTCAGCGTGCAAGTGGAGGACGGCCAGGTCTACCTCGACCTGGACGAGCTGAACCGCCTCGCTCTCGACGCCGGCCTGGCCGAGGCGCAGGCCGTCATCCGCCTGGTGGCCGCCTGA
- a CDS encoding nitrate reductase, giving the protein MKETRSTCPYCGVGCGVIIESQGQQITGVRGDPAHPANFGRLCTKGSTLHLTAAAPVTLQARLLHPQRRARRGEVPQTVGWDAALDEAAERFARIVERDGPDAVGFYISGQLLTEDYYVFNKLAKGLIGTNNVDTNSRLCMSSAVAGYKQTLGADAPPNCYEDIDHAQLIFIAGANTAWAHPILFRRIEEARRANPALKLIVADPRRTETAEVADLHLPLLPGTDVALFHGLLHLLLWDGRIDTRYIEAHTHGFEALKATVRDYTPREVARICGIDEAALVQAARWFGESASVLSLYCQGLNQSSSGTAKNAALINLHLATGQIGRPGAGPFSLTGQPNAMGGREVGGLANLLSAHRDLANPQHRAEVAALWGVPEVPATPGKTAVEMFEAAARGEIKALWISCTNPAQSMPDQATVRRALERAEFVVVQEAFASTATCAYADLLLPATSWGEKDGTVTNSERRISRVRPAVAAPGEARHDWRAVVDFARRLERRLPHRLHGRDTLFPYETPEDVWCEHRESTRGRDLDITGLSYALLDSAGPQQWPMPEGARSGTPRLYADGHFPTADGRARFANVAYAAVAEPRDARYPFSLNTGRLRDQWHGMSRTGTLGRLFGHVPEPAVQLHAQDMQRRGLKDGDLVYVTSRRGSIVLPAQASEQVGPSQAFIAMHWGEEFLSGSTSTGEPARGINALTTPAYCPSSRQPELKHTAVKVLKAELPWSLLAVGWLPQEQALRARAELRTLMRAFPFASCVPFGREPSADGLSGLQFRAAAHDAPAAEVVTRIEALLGLSGADVLRYNDARRGQRRAMRLVPQGGKESRLHAFVLAGDTSAEAWIKAVLQDQLPAQAYGRLLLVPGAKAPVAVQARGRQVCTCFNVSEPQIAQALPGCSGPADHQLSQLQERLKCGTNCGSCVPELKRLIRLQLSVA; this is encoded by the coding sequence ATGAAAGAAACCCGCTCGACCTGCCCGTATTGCGGCGTCGGTTGCGGCGTGATCATCGAATCGCAGGGGCAGCAGATCACCGGGGTGCGCGGCGACCCCGCGCACCCGGCCAACTTCGGCCGCCTCTGCACCAAGGGCAGCACGCTGCACCTGACGGCCGCCGCGCCGGTGACGCTGCAGGCGCGGCTGCTGCATCCACAGCGGCGAGCCCGCCGCGGCGAGGTGCCGCAGACCGTGGGCTGGGACGCGGCGCTCGACGAGGCGGCGGAGCGCTTCGCCCGCATCGTCGAGCGCGACGGCCCGGACGCGGTCGGCTTCTACATCTCGGGCCAGCTGCTGACGGAGGACTACTATGTCTTCAACAAGCTGGCCAAGGGGCTCATCGGCACCAACAACGTCGACACCAACTCCCGGCTGTGCATGAGCAGCGCGGTCGCTGGCTACAAGCAGACCCTGGGCGCCGACGCCCCCCCCAACTGCTACGAAGACATCGACCATGCCCAGCTGATCTTCATCGCCGGCGCCAACACGGCCTGGGCCCATCCCATCCTGTTTCGCCGCATCGAGGAGGCACGACGCGCCAATCCGGCGCTCAAGCTGATCGTGGCCGACCCCCGGCGCACCGAGACGGCCGAGGTGGCCGACCTGCACCTGCCGCTGCTGCCGGGCACCGACGTGGCGCTGTTCCACGGCCTGCTGCACCTGCTGCTGTGGGACGGCCGCATCGACACGCGCTACATCGAGGCCCACACCCACGGCTTCGAGGCGCTCAAGGCCACGGTGCGCGACTACACGCCGCGTGAAGTGGCGCGCATCTGCGGCATCGATGAAGCCGCGCTGGTGCAGGCGGCGCGCTGGTTCGGCGAGTCCGCCTCGGTGCTCTCGCTGTACTGCCAGGGCCTGAACCAGAGCAGCAGCGGCACCGCGAAGAACGCGGCGCTGATCAACCTGCACCTGGCCACCGGCCAGATCGGCCGGCCCGGCGCCGGCCCCTTCTCGCTGACCGGCCAGCCCAATGCGATGGGCGGCCGCGAAGTGGGCGGCCTGGCCAACCTGCTGAGCGCCCACCGGGACCTCGCCAATCCACAGCACCGCGCCGAGGTCGCCGCGCTGTGGGGCGTGCCCGAGGTACCGGCCACGCCTGGCAAGACCGCGGTGGAGATGTTCGAAGCGGCGGCCCGCGGCGAGATCAAGGCCTTGTGGATTTCCTGCACCAACCCGGCACAGTCGATGCCCGACCAAGCGACCGTGCGCCGCGCGCTGGAGCGCGCGGAGTTCGTGGTGGTGCAGGAAGCCTTTGCCTCGACCGCCACCTGCGCCTATGCCGACCTGTTGCTGCCGGCCACCAGCTGGGGTGAGAAGGACGGCACGGTGACCAACAGCGAGCGCCGCATCAGCCGCGTGCGCCCTGCCGTGGCGGCGCCCGGCGAGGCCCGGCATGACTGGCGGGCGGTGGTCGACTTCGCCCGCCGGCTGGAGCGCCGCCTGCCGCACCGCCTGCATGGCCGCGACACCCTCTTTCCCTACGAGACGCCGGAAGACGTCTGGTGCGAGCACCGGGAAAGCACCCGCGGACGCGACCTCGACATCACCGGCCTCAGCTACGCCCTGCTGGACAGCGCCGGCCCGCAGCAGTGGCCCATGCCCGAAGGCGCCCGCAGCGGCACGCCCCGCCTGTATGCCGACGGCCACTTTCCCACCGCCGACGGCCGCGCCCGTTTCGCCAACGTGGCGTATGCCGCGGTGGCCGAGCCGCGCGACGCTCGCTACCCGTTCAGCCTCAACACCGGCCGCCTGCGCGACCAGTGGCATGGCATGAGCCGCACCGGCACGCTGGGCCGCCTGTTCGGCCATGTGCCGGAGCCGGCGGTGCAGCTCCACGCGCAAGACATGCAGCGGCGCGGGCTCAAGGACGGCGATCTGGTCTACGTCACGTCGAGGCGTGGCTCCATCGTGCTGCCGGCGCAGGCCAGCGAGCAGGTCGGCCCCTCGCAGGCCTTCATCGCGATGCACTGGGGCGAGGAATTCCTGTCCGGCAGCACCAGCACCGGCGAGCCGGCGCGCGGCATCAATGCGCTCACCACGCCGGCCTACTGCCCGAGCTCCCGGCAACCCGAGCTGAAGCACACCGCAGTCAAGGTGCTGAAGGCGGAGCTGCCGTGGTCGCTGCTGGCAGTCGGCTGGCTGCCCCAGGAGCAGGCCTTGCGCGCTCGCGCCGAGTTGCGCACCCTGATGCGCGCCTTCCCCTTCGCCAGCTGCGTGCCCTTCGGCCGCGAACCGAGTGCGGACGGCTTGTCGGGCCTGCAGTTCCGCGCCGCGGCACATGACGCGCCGGCGGCGGAAGTGGTGACGCGCATCGAGGCACTGCTGGGCTTGAGCGGTGCCGACGTGCTGCGCTACAACGATGCCCGGCGCGGCCAGCGCCGTGCCATGCGCCTGGTGCCGCAGGGCGGCAAGGAAAGCCGGCTGCATGCTTTCGTGCTGGCCGGTGACACCAGCGCCGAAGCCTGGATCAAGGCCGTGCTGCAGGACCAGTTGCCGGCGCAGGCCTATGGCCGGCTGCTGCTGGTGCCGGGGGCCAAGGCACCGGTGGCGGTGCAGGCGCGAGGCCGCCAGGTCTGCACCTGCTTCAACGTCTCGGAGCCGCAGATCGCCCAGGCCCTGCCAGGCTGCAGCGGCCCGGCCGACCACCAGCTGTCGCAGCTCCAGGAGCGGCTCAAGTGCGGCACCAACTGCGGCTCCTGCGTGCCGGAGCTCAAGCGCCTGATCCGCCTGCAATTGAGCGTGGCTTGA
- the ybiB gene encoding DNA-binding protein YbiB, producing MSIAKYIKEIGRGKEGARALDREQAHDLMSQVLDGQVSDLELGAFAIAMRIKGESLDELDGFLAATVERCLPIECMRPTVVLPSYNGARRLPNLTPLLALLLAQEGVPVLIHGMPEDPARVTTADIFRDLGLPVAQDAAGIQQAWRRREPVYIRTDRLCPPLARLLDARWVIGLRNPGHTVAKLLDPCTPGSALRVVNYTHPEYGSTLTQFLQQTGANALLMRGTEGEPVADPRRTPRMDVFLHGQPQPALSVPAREGVLTEMPLLPRQCDAPTTAVYIQSVVSGEKPAPPALLQQVECILHSLRRLPIAITDRDERSA from the coding sequence ATGAGCATCGCCAAATACATCAAGGAGATCGGCCGCGGCAAGGAGGGCGCGCGCGCCCTCGACCGGGAGCAGGCACACGACCTGATGTCCCAGGTGCTCGACGGCCAGGTGAGCGACCTCGAGCTGGGCGCCTTTGCCATCGCGATGCGCATCAAGGGCGAATCGCTGGACGAGCTGGATGGATTCCTGGCCGCCACTGTCGAGCGCTGCCTGCCCATCGAATGCATGCGCCCCACCGTGGTGCTGCCGTCCTATAACGGGGCCCGGCGGCTGCCCAACCTGACGCCCTTGCTGGCCCTGTTGCTGGCGCAGGAGGGCGTGCCGGTGCTGATCCACGGCATGCCCGAAGACCCCGCCCGGGTGACCACGGCCGACATCTTCCGCGACCTCGGCCTGCCGGTGGCGCAGGACGCTGCCGGCATTCAGCAGGCCTGGCGGCGGCGCGAACCGGTCTACATCCGCACCGACCGGCTGTGCCCGCCGCTGGCGAGGTTGCTGGATGCACGCTGGGTCATCGGCCTGCGCAACCCCGGCCACACGGTGGCCAAGCTGCTGGACCCCTGCACCCCGGGCAGCGCGCTGCGGGTGGTCAACTACACCCATCCCGAGTACGGCAGCACCCTGACCCAGTTCCTGCAGCAGACCGGTGCCAACGCGCTGCTGATGCGCGGCACCGAGGGCGAGCCGGTGGCCGACCCGCGCCGCACGCCCCGCATGGACGTGTTCCTGCATGGCCAGCCCCAGCCGGCACTGAGCGTGCCGGCCCGCGAAGGGGTGTTGACCGAGATGCCCCTGCTGCCGCGGCAGTGCGACGCGCCAACCACCGCCGTCTATATCCAGAGCGTGGTCAGCGGCGAGAAGCCAGCCCCCCCGGCCTTGCTGCAGCAAGTGGAATGCATCTTGCATTCCCTGCGGCGTCTACCGATCGCCATCACGGACCGAGATGAACGCTCTGCCTGA
- the cobA gene encoding uroporphyrinogen-III C-methyltransferase: MNALPEAAAARRPTVTLVGAGPGDPELLTVKAVKAIRRASVLLVDDLVSEGVLRYARRSARVVRVGKRGGCSSTPQDFIGRLMLNEALKGERVVRLKGGDPFIFGRGGEEQEHLRAAGVEVEVVNGITAGLAATTSLGAPLTHRDHAHGVIFVTGHARSDGAPLDWPQLAATAAQGFTLVIYMGVAQAAQLEAGLLSGLPAGTPLAIVQHASLPGQRQALSTLGQLQATLEREGLGSPAVIIVGDVLRGLAAASAAASPFSAAAA; this comes from the coding sequence ATGAACGCTCTGCCTGAAGCCGCTGCCGCCCGCCGCCCCACAGTCACGCTCGTCGGGGCCGGCCCGGGTGATCCCGAACTGCTCACCGTCAAGGCCGTCAAGGCCATCCGCCGCGCCAGCGTGCTGCTGGTGGACGACCTCGTCAGCGAAGGCGTGCTCCGCTATGCCAGGCGCAGCGCGCGTGTAGTGAGGGTGGGCAAGCGCGGCGGCTGCAGCAGCACCCCACAGGACTTCATCGGGCGGCTGATGCTCAACGAGGCACTCAAGGGCGAGCGGGTCGTGCGGCTCAAGGGTGGCGACCCCTTCATCTTCGGCCGCGGCGGCGAGGAGCAGGAGCACCTGCGGGCCGCGGGCGTGGAGGTGGAAGTGGTCAACGGCATCACCGCCGGCCTGGCGGCCACCACCAGCCTGGGGGCGCCGCTCACGCACCGCGACCATGCGCACGGCGTGATCTTCGTCACCGGCCACGCCCGCAGCGACGGCGCACCGCTGGACTGGCCACAACTGGCCGCTACGGCGGCGCAAGGCTTCACGCTGGTGATCTACATGGGGGTGGCCCAGGCGGCCCAGCTGGAGGCCGGCCTGCTCAGCGGCCTGCCGGCCGGCACTCCGCTGGCCATCGTGCAGCACGCCAGCCTGCCCGGGCAGCGCCAGGCGCTGTCCACGCTGGGCCAGCTGCAGGCAACCCTGGAGCGCGAAGGCCTCGGCAGCCCGGCCGTCATCATCGTGGGCGATGTGCTGCGCGGCCTGGCGGCTGCCAGCGCGGCGGCCAGCCCCTTCAGTGCGGCTGCCGCCTGA